CCAAGCATTTTGCTGAATAATTCCTTGATATCTTCAGCAGGTTGAAATCAGATGTCTCTCTTGTACCTTTTTGaacatttgggtttttttttcccccgCAGCAGAATAAAATGAAAGGCTTTGCCTGTGTCGCTGCCCTGCTGCTTTTGATGCTGGTACAAAATAGTTGCCAAAAGCCGATGCACGGCACAGAAGAAATATCAAGGTAGGATATAATTTAGAAAATTAAAGTGCAAAATCTAGTGCGTACAATGAACATTGCAAGACCATTATTCATGAAATTTAAGCACCCTATTAAATTGACAAATTTATGAAAAATTCATCCATTGTTCTGACAAACTGTATTTCATTGGCTCAAGCACCTGCTCAGGAAGTTGAGCATTTTTTATTATTACTTAAATTAAGTGTAATATCCTTAACCAGAACTAACATTCCGATTATTTCATAAATGTCATGAGCTGCCGTATAACAACAAAATGTCATGATTTATGCCAGtatatattaaacctgattctaattctgattcagcgTCTCATTGATATTTGTCATTCCAGCCACTGTTGTAATAGTTAGGGATTCCAAGTACCCTTTAGTCTTGTTCTGTATTCACTTATTCATAGGTAGTTGAAAGGGGGGTGTCAGAACTGCTTTTCTTTGTGCCATTTATCTGTGTAAGTCATTGCAATCTCATTAACTAAGTTAAGCAAATCCGGCTTTCCCCTGCTCCCCCCAGCACTGGACTGGAGACTTGGAGATGTTGTTCGTTGATTGCTAAATAAACCCAGTCAAAATTAAGTTTCTACTGATTACACATGTTTAGAACTGTTTGAGAATACTCCTCAAATTGAATTTTAGGTAAAAAAGCACTCATGGGTGTGATAAAGATTTTAAACATTAAATAATTATCTAATTTTATAACTATGCCTTAATGATTTGGGTCATTTTCAGTGGGTTGGTCTACTAGAGGCTGTGAACTCCATTTGAAATGCTTGTTTATAATACTAAGAATCATTTCATAAATGCATTAAGGTACTGTGTGTTTTTTAATGTGAGGGATTAGTCAATTGTAGTGGTCCATGACACACTACACGTTTGCAACTAAATTTGAGCTTATCTTTGAACTGAAACTCACCCACTACATCGAAAGCATATTTTCTCCTGAATGTACACTGAGTGAGATCCAGAATAACACGAATAACCATTTAATTTGCTATTTCCACTGTTGTGGTAAAAGGAAGATTGTTAGGCATGTAGTATAAGTGACTTCATGCTTCATGGCCAATTAGGTAATGATACACAGCTTTATTtctcagcagtacattgcagacATCAGAAAAACAACTGGATACGTCCAATTCACTGCAGGATGTGAAACGCCATTCTGAAGGCACTTTTACCAgtgattacagtaaatatatggaCAACAGACGAGCAAAAGATTTTGTACAATGGCTGATGAAGGCAAAACGAAATGGGTAAAATATATTCCTTAAGCATTTCTTTGGACCTTTAGATAAATAGCATTAGTAATGTTCAGCAACTTGCTGAGATCATTTCTGTGGGTGATATATTTCCTtcacttttttctttctcttactTCTAGATAATGTAAAGAATCATTCTTTAGCATTATGCTTCAATTGCTGGGGTACATCTATTTGATATAAAGTCGATTGTTGAGAAACATATTTAAATAATGATTTATGCAAAGTGAAGTAAAAAACTCTCTCCAAATTTCTAATAATAGTAAAATATTAAAAGCTCAAAGAAATATATTCCTTTCGATAGATAAAACTATCTCTTACAATTCTTgcttccatctctctctggaaAGATGTAAGTGGTCAAATTCAGAGAGGTCTTATTCAGTAAAAGCTCCGTTGAAGTAGTGTAAGTAACCAAAATGCTTGTTTTATACTGTTTActcatacgaggggtgattgataagttcatggcctaaggtagacggagtcaactttagaaaacctagcacatttatttttcaacatagtcccctcctatgtTTACACACTTAgaccagcggttgtggagcatatggatcttggaccttcagacagcgtccacagatgggtgattgataagtttgtggcctgaagtagaaggagatgagttatacagctcttgaaaactcatttatattgtaatcattgcttatgtattctttcatgtgcaatgggaatttgtatgtttgtaagccctttattaatatatcaattgtattttgttcaaattattaatgataataaaaagattgaaaaagaaaagaaagagttatacagctcttgttagatgcacatgcagttcaactctttcagtgattatgcagaaagtttaaagttaataactcatctcctcctgCCTTAGGCCACGAACGTATCGATCACCCcattgagttattaacttcaaactttctgcataatcactcaaagagttgaacctcatgtgcatgtaacgacagctgtataactcatctccttctaccctaatccacgaacttatcaatcacccctgctgtggacactttctggaggtccgagatccgtatgctccacaactgctggactaagtgtgtaaatgtaggaggggactatgttgaaagataaatgtgttaggttttctaaaattgactccttctaccttagggcacaaacttatcaatcacccctcatatgttcTTGGAAAGTTCTTACAGAATTTCAGGATAATTTCAATCACTCATATGTGTCCTTCTTTAGCTTCATGGTAAATTATTTTCTCAATCAGTTATCTGAAGAAATATCTCCCTTACACTTCTATTACTTCTACTACATTTTCAATGAGCATTCTCGATGATTAGAACAATTACTGTTCTCAACAGTTTCAAAGACTTCATTCTATTCCTCAAAGAACATTAACAGCAGGTAATTACAACACAGAAGAAAACCAATCAGTTAGTAATGACCATACAAGCAAATTAATTAAAGTTCATTAACTTTCCACCATAATTTAGATTCTTAACATGTAAACAATTGTCTTTCCTTTTGGTATCTGTACATTTCAGTTGAAGGTTTCTTCTTCTCTGAAGAAGATTTATGAACTGATGTTAGCCTCTCTATTTTCACCATGATGCTTTCTGATCTTTTCTGGATTTCTAGTAGTTCACATTCACATTTTTGATACCCAGCATCTCCAGAATTTGTTTTCGCTTTCAATCTTTTAATCTAATCCACTACCCAATCTTTGTGAATTTCAACTGAACACTGGGTTGTAGAGCTCAGAATTACAAGTCATAATCACGAGTCTCATGGCAGTTCTAATTAAAACGTTTACTTTCTTATTCTCACATATAATACTTTATGATTATCTGTGTGAAATTGCATCTAACACCTCCAGTCCCAGTTGTTAGTTGGTTTAAAATCTTTGAATCTTGTTGCTTAATAATCAATAGTAATTTTTAGGGTCCCATATCATTTTCCACTCAGAAAGGTTACAATTTATGGTTTTCTTGTTCTTAAGCCTATTTTCTATTAGCGGTCATTATTTAAAACTAATGATTTTTTTACACTTTTTGTTCCATCCTAATAATCCAGTCAGCTAAAAATACTTACTTTCTTGGTTATTAGAAAAAAAATCTAGTCATACTGTATCTTCACTTGCTGTATAAATCAAGATTTAAGAGCATTTAAAATACAAAATCTCagatcatctgcaaacatttcaCTTCATGAGCAAATACCTTTTCACAGTAATGTCATAGCTATTAAACATGTCAGTTTACGTTACAAATGTTGCATCTCTAGAACAGTCCATAAATTCTGAAAGTTGTAAAGGTGCTACTTCCTGGGGTAAATGTTATGTGCTacttatctgtaatttattttctGTTCAATCAGTGACAAAAGAAAGAGACATGCGGAAGGAACTTACACAAGTGATGTAGATTCACTTTCCGACTACTTCAAAGCAAAGCGCTTTGTAGATTCACTTGCAGGTTATGGAAAGCACCAAAATGGGTAAGTTATTAATCACTGAAACATTCAATATGTCGCTCTCAATTGTGATCATACTTGCTGTTTCAATGGGTGCAATTAAGCTTTCTGAACAAATCATGTTTGCCGTGCGAGTGGATGCCACACAAATCTCTTGCATTCTTAATTTtagtattttgtgttgttttcaaCTGGTGTCATATCTTTGTCAAAATGTGCATGACATGTTAATGTTATTCTAACTACCAGTTCCACTCATATAAAGAAATATTTCATGAAAATTTTCAGGGGCATTTCCAAGAGAAGCATTGAATCTACCTTCTCAGAAGAAAGTTACAAGAATGACTTGGATTCTTTCCTGGAGGTGAAGGCTGCAAAGGACTTTATTGACTGGCTAATGAAGGGACGTGGCAGAAGGGAGTAAGTAATCATTAAATGATTCACAACTGACCGTCAGAAACAGCATGCTTTGTCACTGCTAAGCAACTGCTTTTTAAACAAGCCCCATTAAAtaggtgctcctgatgcagcttcCTCTACTTTGGTTATACCCATGTAAATTAAGGGAACGCTTCCTCAAACAACTTCGTGCCATCCCCCAAAAGCGGGACTTCACGGTGGCCAAACGGtttaatccccattcccattctgacatgtcgattCCTGGTCTCCTctcgtgccaagatgaggccaccctcatcgtggaggagcaacacccttatattctatctaggcactctccaacctgataacattaatagcaatttctccttccggtgaacaaaatTTCCACTCTCCACCTCCAACttactctattccccactctgaccttttacttttaTTGATTATTTCCCCcgggtccccttctccttccctctttcctattctcactgtcgtctcctatcagattctgtcttctccagcccttcacctttcccacccacttggcttcacctctcaccttccagacAGCCTCTTTCcattccccccaccttttcatagatgctgtctgacctgctgagctccttcagcattctgtgtgtgtgctgtTAAATAGGAAAAATAAATCACTATGTAAAAGTAATAAGTTCTATTGATAATGCAAGTTCAGTTAGGTAAATTCAATGGTTAAAATTATGTCACTGCTAAACAGAAGGTAACATTTAATTATTATTACTGTTCacccgagtgctccggtttcctcccacagtctaaaggtatactggttggtgggttaattgatcTTTATAAATTGCCCCACGAGGCTAGGACTGCTGGGTGGaaaggctcgaagggccggaaggtCCTATTCTGCAcattatctcaataaataaataatataatgGTGATGGAGGAAAGGGTTTTTATTACATAACTGAAATTAAGTTGTCCTTGTAGTTATGTTATGATAGTGTTGCACAACTTTAACTAGAAGGCTAATTGTTGCTCAAGTTACCATCTCATTTAATGACAATCCTGTAAAACTATACATTCTTAATTTTACTTTGATATTAGTGGTCTAACCCCCTTGCCATATTTTCAGATATCCAGAAGATGGTAAAGAAAATTTGAATGGAGTGATTTCTGAGGACTTGGACAGAAGGCATGCTGATGGAACCTTCACTAGTGAAATTAGTGTTGTCTTGGATACCATGGCTGCCAAGGAGTTTTTGAACTGGCTTTTAAAGTCCAATCCCATCCAGTCAAGGTAAGAAGCAACACCTGCTTCATAAAAGTTCAAATCTGAAATGTTAAGTCTCCTTCCCTTTTCAACACTGCCATGCTAAACTACTGCTACATACATTCATAGTCTGGAATTTTCTCCTTGTATTTTGCATACTGTGGAATGGGAAATGATGGATATGAAAAATTGCTCCTTTAGTTAGACTATTTTCATTTATAATAATAGATCTGGGAAAAGCCatttaaataaaaaaatcaaatttgTATAGTTTCCACTTTAAGATTTCCAAGTAATACTTTTATTCAAAACTTTTCATCCATCTCTTCCCAAGCACATCTAGCCAGTTCAACAAATATACAAACTACGCCTGAACATGTGATAAAGTTTATATTGGTATCAACGTTATTCATACCGCATTAACTAACACAAGGAAAAAATATTGAGTGTAAGGGAACATTGTCGAGGTGctctcattgaaatttatttaaattttgcGTATTTTACTATGGGTATGCTGCCAGTTTACCCTCTAGATCAAGTTGAAGATTATCCCCAAAATTAAGTGAAACACAATATTATTCCATATCTTTAATGCAACAATGCTCTtagagtcaaagagtcatagaaaagtacagcagagaaacaggctctgCAGCCCTCTTAGTTTCACTCATTAAATATTTTGCTATATTGTGATTTTGTAATGTGTAATGCGGCGTTCATCATTAAGAACCACCCtcccaggacatggcctcttctcgttgttaccatcaggaaggaggtacagaagccttaaggcaaacactcagtgattcaggatagcttcttcccctttcccacctgatttctgaatggacattgaacccataaacgttacctcactactttcttttttatttctgtttttgcactgcttcctcaatttaactattttatagacTGTAGTTATATACTATGAACCACACACTGTAATTCAGAGTTTTTTAAATataatcatgtattgcattgtacagctgctgtaaagtttacaaatttcatgacataagctggtgatattaaacccgattctgattcaagTTAAACAGATCTCATCAGCAAACATGTTGGTTATTAGATTTGCTACATATTCAGGTTCAAATAATTTTCTGTGGTGCCTTTGATCTTAAATGTCCATGATTTGCCTATATCCAATCTGGCCATCTCATGTTTGCTATTTTAATGAGATGAGATCTAAAAAATATATTACATTTATTAGTATCACATTCACTGTTTGATTTGAGCAATATTATTCACAGATCTTTATGCAGCTTTATTTTCCAAATGTGACTTGAGCAAAGATGCTAACTGCTGCTCTCCCCCACAGGGACTCCGAAATCGAATTTTTCAGCGAGTTCAAGTAAAGAAGAGACTGATTTTGGTTTAGCATGTTTGTGTTGTAACATTGGCCATGCCTCGATAAAATATTTACAGCTTTTTGTTGTGCGAGTGACACAATGTTATATGAAGCCATATTACTTTGCATGCAAAAGAATTGACTTAAAGTGTAATGTGTGTTGAAGTAGGAACTTAGGTAAATAAACATTATTAAAAGGATAGTTAAAAGGAAAAGCATTACAACTATAAGATTCACCACAGCAATTCTGTATCGTACAGTACACCAAACTACCTGTTCAGATCTATTTTAGGAAATTATTTTTCTAACAAGTAATTTGTATATATTTGAACAAATAATTGTAATCAATATCTATTTAAATCTTTTGGTTTAATTTAAgctccatttttttaaaaatggagtcTAATATCCCAGTATGAGATTAGTATGTTTTCAGCAGATAACTAACGCAAAGCTTTTAAGGTAAAAACAGTAAGCATGAATAAAACTTTACATGATATTAAATTCACAGAATCTTCATTATGTTCAGGATGCAAAAGTATGAATTTTCAACTCTATATTTTTAATCAAAGGGCACAGTGCAGAACAACACATTAGTTTCTTTAATCCTAACAATATTCATGatagcttagtggttagcactaTACTTTACAGTATGgataacctgggttcaattcccgctgctgcctgtaaggagtttgtatgttctcctcgtgaccttgtgggtttcctctgggtgctccagtttcctcaataatctaaagacatactggttggacGGTTAATTGATCACTATATATTCCCCCAtcattaggctcagattaaatcgagGGAATTGCTGAGCATgtaactgagagagagagaaagagagagagagcaacatAATTGCAAAGGTTTTAGATATATACATTTAGGGGGAACCAGAAGATTTTAGGAAAAGATGAAAGCTTTCGATttagaacagaaaaaaaaacagggaaaaaaGATCAAACACAATGTCAAAAGGCCTCTTGCTATTCTTCACTTCAattgaacaaaaacagaaaaggaaGTAATtctaaaaggaaaaaaataaagctATGAAATGAGAGGCCCTTTGAACCTATGTCCCATCGTGAGAGGTGGAAATGTGTAAGGCCGGCCAACAGGGCTCTGATAAAGCTGTgcaggccaatcccctgtacagtgaaTACAATGGCTTGCAGAAACTGATGAACTCCAACGATACCACTGACTTTGGACAATGGAGACGGGAGGTCATTGATGGCCTATGCTCAACTGGGAGCTAACTGCCCAAGAAGAAGAAGGATCTTTGAATTACACTTTAAATATAATGATATTTGATATCCATGCAAATGCATAAATATTCAGCCTTATGTCGATCAAGATCCTTCTAATAGTTGCACAATGCCTTTGGCTGGCTAAGAGGTAACCCTGTACAAACATCAAATTGTACCCCTGAATCTTTGATGACACAGGATCCCCTCAACCCACCGGGATAATTCTTTACATTATGCAGACCCAAGAGATTcagtaaatgctggaaacacaaagtatgttggaggaactcagcaaattggGCAGTATCTACGGAAGGGAACAAGCAATCAATACtttggctgagatccttcatctggagaTCCTACTATATGTATTCAGGCTCTAAGGGTAGGGTTTGAACTCAGCAATAATTCTAGCGTGGATGAGCCAAGCTAAAGTAGTTGGGCTAGACAATTTTGGTCCTGTACCACAGCCTGGAATTGGCATTTGCAGTCCTCCCAAGAGCAGAATTACCTAGTCAGAATGTGGAGAGCTTGATATGTTGACCCTCTCCCTCTGTCGACCCAGTAGCATAACCTGAACTGCAATTGAGGCTCAGTGGGACAGTAAGATGGTCCCATCCCCCAAAATAATCCTGGTAATCTCTGACGGTCTCAAATAAGGGGTGGGCTTTTGGTGATTGATTGTAGATGTCATAActtaagtgccaggccagattgaaatggtCATGGTATTGGGGTCGGAGGAGAGAGATGATCCAGTTCAGTGTGCTGCAATATGCCTGGATTTGTGAATTTCTatcagattcttgattggtcagggcatgaagggatacgaggagaaggcaggagactgtgctaaaatccatgatgaaatggcagagcagactcaaatgggccaaatggcctaattctgctcctatatcgaaTGCTGTTATGGTCTTAAGGTTGAaatatgaatctcaaggttgtataaagtatacatactttgataataaatgtacattgaactttgGACTTACAATTGGCTTTAATAATTTTGTATTGAATTCAGAGAAATTTAAAAACAAATCAAACAAtaatgaaaaaaattaaaatgcttGACCCCGGTGCAACTGCAATACAGATTTGGGAAAAGAATACCAAATGTAGAGACTAAATGATGAGAACAAGGCACATAAATATAGCCTGTGCCTTTTTTTGAGAGTGAAAGACTGAGAGATAATTTGATAGATGAAACTGAAATgcaaaggaagttgaaaagctgaaaacctaacccaacatatcgatgtagctataaagaaggcacaaaagcaactatatttctttaggagcttgaggagatttggtatgtcaccaaaaactcttacaaatttctgcagatctaccatggagagcgttccggctggctgcatcactgtctggtattggctGGGGTGGAGGTGgttgccactgcacaggatcaaagcaagttacagagagttgtaaacttagtcagctccatcatgggcactagcctccgtagtatccaggacaccttcaaggagtgatgcctcagaaaggcagtgtctatcAGTCAGTacgccatcacccaggacatgcccttttctcattgataccatgaggaaggaggtacaggagcctgaagggacacactcaatgactcaggaacagattcttcccctttgccattcaatttctggatattgaacccatgaaccctacTTTGCTAATTttgttatttctattttttgcactacttattcaattcaACTATTTaaaacatatatacttactgtaattcagcttGTTTACTCTactatcatgtattgtattgtactgctggcacaaggttaataaatttcacgacatatgctggtgatattaaacgtgattctgacTCTGAGATATGAAGAAACTATTTTCTCTGATAAGTATAATCAAGAATCAGTGGGTCAGCCATCCAGGACTAAAACCAGGAAGCATTTTCCAGTCAAGGATTAGGAAAAAAATTGAAACTTTTGCATGTTTACTAAGGAACAGGGTTCTCAGAAGGCTAAATAGACTTAAGGTACAGAACAGTAGCTGGTGTGATTGGTAAAGGAGGATCAGGAGAATGATCCCTCTGCTTTAGATGATTATAATTAAAATtagaatttattttcttttatttgaaAGTAGTACTAAGAGCATTTtggtacagcacaatacaaaacTCTTAGCCACATATATATAGGTAGGATGCATtgctcttttgcacagtactgtatttgtcaacaaggAGTGGATAATGAGTTTGCAAATCCGGCGGGAGCAAAGgttgttgggaatagtgaggtTGGAGGACAGGGGCAGGTGGGTGGTGCAAGAGCAAGACACACTTACCCCGAGACACCAGGCGAGGTCATTTGAttgcaaacaattggtttattcatcattacagaatgtctttctgatgcttcccactccctctcctctccctttccttttTCCCAGCCACGATTCCTCTCTCCTTacccccttcctactctcagtccacaatagagacctgtatcagaattaggtttatcattaTTCACATAAGTCACGTTTCTGtagcatcagtacagtgcaatacataaacttGTGTTAGTACTCGGCAAAGGTCTgatgcaccctagctatatacatatgtcacagagtcatagaaaagttcagcacagaaacagaccctttagcccatgtagtccatgctgaaacatttAAATTGCCTAATCTCATCGATTTGCACcaggaccatcgccctccatacacctgccaTCTATGTACATCtccgaacttctcttaaaagtctaagacttttgcacagtactgtctaTATTTCTCAGAAACAATACCTTCTGCATTAGAGATGTATCTTATGgtacattctaactggctgttgATGAGCATGCAATCACCTTCAACCTTTGGTGAGAAGCATATGATTCACTTTGTTCTCCTCCCGATGTACTGAacacacaaaaacaaacaactgtccgtggacttcagaaagggagaGTTGAGGGAACATGCACAAGTCCTCATCAATGGCTTAGCAGTGGaaaaagtgagcagtttcagatTCCCGGgttgtcaacatttctgaagatctatcctgggcccaacatactgatgcaattacaaagtcagcagctatatttcattagaagtttgaggagatttggtatgtcaacaaagactctcgcaaatttctaccgatgtaccatggagagcatttcaaCTGGTTGCACCACCGTCTgatatggaggagccactgcTCAAGAttacaaaatgctgcagagggTTACAAATTCTGTCATGGGTACAAACCTCCcaccatccagaacatcttcaaaaatGGATGTTTGAAAACGGCAACATCTttcgttaaggacccccatcacccaggacacgttCTCTTCTTATTATTTCCATCAGACagtaagtacaggagcctgaagacacacactcaatatcttatgaacagcttctttccctccaccatcagatatctgaatagaCAACAACACTACTCTCTATTTGCACGACTTATTTGattatttatgtgtgtgtgtgtgtgtgtgtgtgtgtgtgtgtgtgtgtatttcttattgtaatttatagtatttattatgaattgcactgtactgctaccacaaagcaacaaatttcacgtcagtgatattaaagtTGTAGTCATGTAAAACACAGCAGAACTCAAATCAGAGGAAATGGCAAAAATTGTTTACTCCGATTATATTGCCCTGAGGTCCTCCGTAGGTTGAGGTTGACCATGCTTGTCACGTCCCAGTTGGCTACATGATACGCaatccagggcagtacaatatggagagcaagctgttgccctcaTTGCAAGCTCCCCCTGTCCATGTGgccgatgaatccaaaggaactgcTGAGACTGATACAGTTCAGCACCAGTGCTGTCACAGGAGTTACCCGTCAGCATTGAACtaaacataggactgccttaggaactccagtTCTGAATTTTTCCTCAGGGGTTTACTCAaaaagctttccccatgagtgaggaAAGCTCTGGAAgcagtggaagtttgagatcagagtttcccttccccttaatgagctgccaaccacggctgataaACCCCATTTGTCAGAAGCAACtgattttaaggtgccagtaatctgcctttgccctttctcccatTAATAGAAACGGctttgctgggcttagtagccaagcctcacatgaa
The sequence above is a segment of the Hypanus sabinus isolate sHypSab1 chromosome 4, sHypSab1.hap1, whole genome shotgun sequence genome. Coding sequences within it:
- the LOC132392210 gene encoding pro-glucagon-like isoform X1, which codes for MKGFACVAALLLLMLVQNSCQKPMHGTEEISSSTLQTSEKQLDTSNSLQDVKRHSEGTFTSDYSKYMDNRRAKDFVQWLMKAKRNGDKRKRHAEGTYTSDVDSLSDYFKAKRFVDSLAGYGKHQNGGISKRSIESTFSEESYKNDLDSFLEVKAAKDFIDWLMKGRGRREYPEDGKENLNGVISEDLDRRHADGTFTSEISVVLDTMAAKEFLNWLLKSNPIQSRDSEIEFFSEFK
- the LOC132392210 gene encoding pro-glucagon-like isoform X2, which translates into the protein MKGFACVAALLLLMLVQNSCQKPMHGTEEISSTLQTSEKQLDTSNSLQDVKRHSEGTFTSDYSKYMDNRRAKDFVQWLMKAKRNGDKRKRHAEGTYTSDVDSLSDYFKAKRFVDSLAGYGKHQNGGISKRSIESTFSEESYKNDLDSFLEVKAAKDFIDWLMKGRGRREYPEDGKENLNGVISEDLDRRHADGTFTSEISVVLDTMAAKEFLNWLLKSNPIQSRDSEIEFFSEFK
- the LOC132392210 gene encoding pro-glucagon-like isoform X3 encodes the protein MKGFACVAALLLLMLVQNSCQKPMHGTEEISSSTLQTSEKQLDTSNSLQDVKRHSEGTFTSDYSKYMDNRRAKDFVQWLMKAKRNGDKRKRHAEGTYTSDVDSLSDYFKAKRFVDSLAGYGKHQNGGISKRSIESTFSEESYKNDLDSFLEVKAAKDFIDWLMKGRGRREYPEDGKENLNGVISEDLDRRHADGTFTSEISVVLDTMAAKEFLNWLLKSNPIQSR